In the genome of Methanosarcinales archaeon, the window AGGTGATACCCTGACCACTCTAGTTTCACAATTTTTATTCTTTCAGTGTAGTTAGCCTATTCCTCAACTTCGATTATTTCTGCTATTGGAGCATTTTTCTTCACTGATTCGATCCCGGTCATGCAACCCGCTTTACTCTTATACGCTTGACTTTGTGCAATTATCTGCCCATTTGGCGATTTAAGCCTGAATCGGAATTCACCACTTCTATCTGTAAACACTTCAAATTTTGGCATATATTTTCACTCCTTTGATTGAATTTTGACAGGGCAAAGAGTATTCAGGTTTAGCTCAACAGTTTTTTTGTTTACACCAACACTAATTTTCTGAACCCCTGTAATTTTATATGTGGCTATTATTTAATAAATTTTCTTCTAAAAGAGTAGATTAACAAATATTTTTGAGGGAAAAAAAGAAGAATATTTCATTCTACTCTTCAACAACACTGACCTTGTTCATCACGTCATTCGGCTTGATCTTGTTCACCACATCCATCCCTTCGATCACCTGACCGAACACGGTGTGTATGCCGTCAAGATGGGGCTGGGGCGAGTGAGTGATAAAGAACTGGCTGCCACCTGTGTTCTTTCCCGCATGGGCCATAGAAAGGGTACCGGTCTGGTGTTTACGGGGATTGATCTCGCACTTTATAGTATAGCCGGGTCCGCCTGTGCCGTTGCCTTTGGGACAGCCGCCCTGGATCACGAAGTTGGGGAGGACCCTGTGGAAGGTGAGCCCGTTGTAGAATCCTTTATTTATTAGCTTCACAAAGTTTGCCACCGTGTTGGGTGCGTCTTTATCGAACAGTTCCACGGTGATGTTGCCTTTATCGGTTTCTATTATTGCTTTTTTCATGGTTTTGACCTCGTTGGGAATGTAATGGCTGGCTTTTATTAATAATTTATGCGTTGAACACCGATTTTCGTCAAGTGTTTATGTCTCATAATTGAACCCTGGTCAGGATATCCACTTCTCCATTACATCTGCAGTTGATGAAATCGGAAAAGATAGTCTTTGGAGTACAATCCTCAAATTTCTTCAAATCCTTAGCAAGCAATCTGTAGAGCGTATCAGCCACAATGGTCAGAACAACATCAAAATCTATCCGTTCAGAGAATTTATTTTCAATGAGCCA includes:
- a CDS encoding YegP family protein, with the protein product MPKFEVFTDRSGEFRFRLKSPNGQIIAQSQAYKSKAGCMTGIESVKKNAPIAEIIEVEE
- a CDS encoding peptidylprolyl isomerase, with product MKKAIIETDKGNITVELFDKDAPNTVANFVKLINKGFYNGLTFHRVLPNFVIQGGCPKGNGTGGPGYTIKCEINPRKHQTGTLSMAHAGKNTGGSQFFITHSPQPHLDGIHTVFGQVIEGMDVVNKIKPNDVMNKVSVVEE